A portion of the Desulfopila inferna genome contains these proteins:
- a CDS encoding DUF6917 domain-containing protein, which translates to MSKDPSSVLVNPFSQRCMVEAETIAILDARRHDRDMTLIEPLTRVVKKGEIHEFVLTDDADAKPGARINRVAYLAFAVITQEGILSVGDHLFCGTETIGQIVGYDETHMPNHMNIVIYAAEAKTGAENNLYLGQSFFLLPLSFN; encoded by the coding sequence ATGAGTAAAGATCCGTCATCTGTATTAGTGAATCCTTTTTCACAAAGATGTATGGTCGAAGCTGAAACGATTGCAATTTTAGATGCACGACGGCATGACAGAGATATGACTCTGATTGAGCCGCTTACACGTGTCGTAAAAAAGGGCGAGATTCATGAATTCGTTTTGACAGATGACGCAGATGCAAAACCTGGTGCCAGGATAAATAGAGTCGCTTATCTGGCTTTTGCAGTTATCACTCAGGAAGGGATTCTCAGCGTTGGCGATCATCTCTTCTGTGGTACCGAAACTATAGGACAAATTGTCGGCTATGATGAAACTCATATGCCAAATCACATGAATATTGTGATCTACGCGGCAGAGGCCAAAACCGGTGCCGAAAATAATCTATACTTAGGACAAAGCTTTTTTCTGCTGCCCCTGTCATTCAATTAA
- a CDS encoding GntR family transcriptional regulator, which yields MDTIKNTSVNEIYKILHDMVISFQFPPGSKISEVSVAESLGVSRTPVRQALQELATRKLLIKRPSKGFYSRKIEKNEIFDLYELRECVEMKAVELAAKRASDEELNGLYELWKEGSKLPKTASTEVLHKRDRDFHMYIADMSNNQQIVELLHNINDRIYFVRWIDMTDRAPKTQHEHEKIVEFLLERKGREAAEVMQKHINKRMEDIVLSTREAYARIFTGDLPEKES from the coding sequence ATGGATACAATAAAAAATACTTCTGTAAACGAGATCTATAAAATTCTGCATGACATGGTCATCTCTTTTCAGTTTCCCCCAGGCAGCAAAATCAGTGAAGTCAGCGTAGCTGAATCACTGGGAGTCAGCAGAACACCAGTGCGTCAGGCTCTGCAGGAACTGGCGACACGGAAATTGCTGATTAAAAGGCCGAGTAAGGGGTTCTATTCCAGAAAAATTGAAAAGAATGAAATTTTCGACCTTTACGAGCTCCGCGAATGCGTTGAGATGAAGGCTGTCGAACTTGCGGCAAAACGTGCCAGTGACGAAGAATTAAATGGTCTCTATGAATTGTGGAAGGAGGGCTCTAAATTACCTAAAACAGCTTCAACAGAGGTATTACATAAAAGAGACCGGGATTTTCATATGTATATAGCCGACATGAGCAATAATCAGCAGATTGTCGAACTTCTGCACAACATAAACGATCGAATTTATTTTGTTCGCTGGATCGACATGACAGACAGAGCGCCCAAAACCCAGCATGAACATGAGAAAATCGTTGAATTTCTTTTAGAACGGAAAGGAAGGGAAGCCGCTGAAGTCATGCAGAAGCATATTAACAAGCGTATGGAAGATATCGTACTCAGTACAAGAGAGGCTTATGCCCGCATCTTTACCGGTGATCTGCCGGAAAAGGAGAGTTGA
- a CDS encoding thiamine pyrophosphate-binding protein: protein MNGAQIILEMLKLYEVKHVFGLPGETTIDLYDHWHDYPEIKHILTRDEKNSAFMAEAYAKITGKPGVVESPSPGVAHPAPGIAEAFAGSIPLIFFTSDVYPNDNKRSMLTGIDQTDFYSTICKESFILDRPEEIPFLMRRAFRVATSGRPGPVHLRMMWNCLSATADVADLYGQPECATYPSFRNIADPASLEKALEKLLQAENALIICGQGALSSGASLVIEQLAEALHIPVATTTTGKGAVSEVHPLSLGVVGARGGTAYTNGFIERADTIFYIGSNTDSTGTDAWSLPKLSDDKTILHLDMAPENIGNMYKTSVGMCGDARASVEFMLTLIANNNLAQKGPLQGFVEEREQARKKLFEAPVPDINQGIFPPHFVQVLDAILPDNGIIATEAGVCSIYTTPLFQMKKSGRRYLSNYSLGALGYAIPAALGAAYADESAPVIALTGDGSFGFNCGELETFVRTNKNVTIVLYRNDNFGWIKGETVLINDSMPFCTDFSKKTNYLKVAEAFGLHCQRLENQKDIERILKNALDHDGPSFIEMPVVSEDIIAPFVPKWIKGARKKNIPNIY from the coding sequence ATGAACGGTGCACAAATAATTTTAGAAATGTTGAAGCTTTATGAAGTCAAACATGTCTTTGGCTTACCTGGAGAAACCACTATAGATCTTTATGATCACTGGCATGACTATCCGGAAATAAAACATATACTTACCAGAGATGAAAAAAATTCAGCGTTCATGGCAGAAGCATACGCTAAGATTACCGGAAAACCCGGCGTTGTCGAGTCTCCCAGCCCTGGCGTTGCACATCCGGCACCAGGTATTGCAGAAGCATTTGCCGGCAGTATTCCTTTGATATTTTTTACCTCCGATGTTTATCCCAACGACAACAAGCGCTCCATGTTGACTGGAATCGATCAAACCGATTTTTATTCAACTATATGCAAAGAAAGCTTTATCCTCGATCGTCCGGAAGAAATCCCCTTCCTGATGCGCAGGGCCTTTCGGGTAGCTACTTCAGGACGCCCCGGACCTGTCCACCTGCGCATGATGTGGAATTGCCTCAGTGCGACAGCTGATGTAGCCGATCTCTACGGCCAGCCGGAATGTGCAACCTATCCTTCTTTCCGCAACATCGCCGACCCTGCGAGTCTGGAAAAAGCCCTGGAAAAACTGCTTCAGGCGGAAAATGCGCTCATTATCTGTGGGCAGGGAGCCTTAAGTTCCGGGGCAAGCCTGGTTATAGAGCAATTGGCCGAAGCATTGCACATACCCGTTGCTACAACGACAACGGGAAAAGGGGCGGTGTCGGAAGTTCATCCGCTATCCCTCGGAGTGGTAGGGGCCAGAGGGGGTACTGCCTATACAAATGGTTTTATCGAAAGAGCCGATACCATCTTCTATATCGGATCAAACACAGACTCCACCGGCACCGATGCCTGGAGTCTTCCTAAACTCAGCGACGATAAAACCATTCTGCATCTTGACATGGCGCCGGAAAACATTGGCAATATGTACAAAACCTCTGTCGGCATGTGTGGCGATGCGCGGGCCTCCGTCGAATTTATGTTGACCTTGATAGCAAATAATAATCTTGCCCAAAAAGGTCCTCTGCAGGGATTCGTTGAAGAGCGGGAGCAGGCCAGAAAAAAGCTCTTCGAGGCACCGGTTCCCGATATCAATCAAGGCATCTTCCCGCCACACTTTGTCCAGGTGCTTGATGCAATTCTCCCGGATAATGGCATCATCGCCACGGAGGCCGGAGTTTGCAGTATATATACCACACCGCTTTTTCAGATGAAAAAATCCGGAAGGCGCTATTTAAGCAATTATTCCCTGGGGGCTCTGGGATATGCCATCCCTGCGGCTCTTGGTGCCGCCTATGCCGATGAAAGCGCACCTGTTATCGCCCTGACCGGCGACGGAAGCTTTGGTTTCAACTGCGGTGAGCTCGAGACATTCGTCAGAACAAATAAAAACGTCACCATTGTCCTCTACCGCAATGATAATTTTGGCTGGATTAAGGGAGAAACCGTGCTGATCAACGACAGCATGCCCTTTTGCACGGATTTCAGCAAAAAAACCAATTATCTCAAGGTAGCCGAGGCTTTCGGGCTGCACTGCCAAAGACTGGAGAATCAAAAAGATATTGAAAGGATACTGAAGAACGCCCTTGATCATGATGGACCATCGTTTATTGAGATGCCGGTTGTCTCAGAAGACATTATTGCTCCTTTTGTTCCAAAGTGGATCAAGGGAGCCAGGAAGAAAAACATTCCCAATATATATTAG
- a CDS encoding ABC transporter ATP-binding protein: MHKPASISKRIKNALRIDRAFLLVWKASPGWTILSVFLTVIQGIIPLLTLYIMKLIIDAITLAVKTGDASASYQQVVFLIVVAALVAIFQSALGLLNGYVSEAQGAVVTDYVATTLHQKSIAIDLAYYENPEYYDTLHRAQREGPYRPTKIVNGLTQTLQNGVSLIAMVGLLFMFHWGVGVLLIVSTMPGLFVQIIHSRKHFEWQKKRTEEERRAGYFSSILSYNSFAKEIRLFDLGDFFSNSFNSLRALLRREKLELSRKKSIAQFFVQLFSSVIFMGCLMLIAIRAIKGVITVGDMVMFYQAFQRGIGYLKGLLANIAALYEDNMFVAYFFEFLDIKNEITDPENPVNVPAKFARGISFDHVSFRYPGEREAVLKDISFTIGAGEVVALVGANGAGKSTLVKLLCRLYDPQQGSIKMEGFDLPRFKIKELRRQISVVFQDYAQYFLTVKENIRLGDTTIPEDSAKIQEAAVKANADSFIKKLPDGYDTNLGRWFQTGEELSIGEWQKIVLARAFLRDSQLIILDEPTSSLDVNTEYHLYMKFRELITGHSALLISHRFSTVRMADRIIVLDGGKIAETGTHKELIALKGIYADMYTKQAAWLDSPN, translated from the coding sequence ATGCACAAACCTGCCTCCATTTCCAAAAGAATCAAAAACGCCCTGCGCATCGACCGCGCCTTTCTGCTGGTCTGGAAGGCCAGCCCCGGCTGGACCATTCTCTCTGTTTTCCTCACCGTTATCCAAGGCATCATTCCGCTTCTGACCCTCTATATCATGAAGCTGATCATCGACGCCATCACCCTGGCAGTGAAAACAGGCGATGCTTCAGCAAGTTACCAGCAAGTCGTCTTCCTTATTGTCGTCGCTGCTCTTGTCGCCATTTTCCAGTCCGCCCTCGGCCTGCTCAACGGTTATGTCTCTGAGGCGCAAGGTGCCGTGGTCACCGACTACGTTGCCACCACACTCCACCAAAAATCCATTGCCATCGATCTGGCCTATTACGAAAACCCCGAGTACTACGACACCCTCCATCGGGCCCAGCGGGAAGGGCCGTACCGCCCCACAAAGATAGTGAACGGACTTACCCAGACGCTGCAGAACGGAGTTTCCCTCATCGCCATGGTGGGCCTGCTGTTCATGTTCCATTGGGGAGTAGGCGTATTGTTGATCGTCTCGACCATGCCCGGTTTATTCGTTCAGATAATCCACTCCCGCAAGCACTTCGAATGGCAGAAAAAACGCACGGAAGAAGAACGGCGCGCCGGCTATTTCAGCAGTATTTTATCGTATAATTCATTCGCCAAGGAAATCCGACTGTTCGATCTCGGCGATTTCTTCAGCAACTCCTTCAACTCTCTCCGCGCTCTGCTGCGTCGAGAAAAACTGGAGCTCAGCCGAAAAAAGAGCATAGCTCAGTTTTTCGTCCAGCTTTTTTCTTCCGTCATCTTTATGGGATGTTTGATGCTGATCGCCATTCGCGCCATTAAGGGCGTGATCACCGTCGGTGATATGGTGATGTTCTATCAGGCTTTTCAGAGAGGTATCGGCTATCTCAAAGGGCTGCTTGCCAATATAGCGGCATTATATGAAGACAATATGTTCGTGGCCTATTTCTTTGAGTTCCTCGATATCAAAAACGAGATCACCGATCCCGAAAACCCGGTAAATGTCCCGGCAAAATTTGCCCGGGGAATATCATTTGATCACGTATCCTTTCGCTATCCGGGCGAACGGGAGGCAGTACTCAAGGATATCTCTTTTACCATCGGGGCAGGGGAGGTGGTGGCCCTGGTGGGCGCTAACGGGGCGGGGAAAAGCACACTGGTCAAACTTTTGTGCCGTCTCTATGATCCGCAGCAGGGTTCAATAAAGATGGAGGGTTTTGATCTTCCCCGATTTAAAATCAAGGAGCTGCGCAGGCAGATCAGCGTTGTCTTCCAGGACTATGCCCAGTATTTTCTAACAGTCAAAGAGAATATCCGGCTGGGAGACACCACCATTCCCGAAGATTCCGCCAAAATTCAGGAGGCGGCCGTAAAGGCCAATGCCGATTCCTTCATCAAAAAACTGCCTGATGGATATGACACCAATCTGGGACGCTGGTTTCAGACCGGCGAAGAACTCAGCATAGGAGAATGGCAGAAGATAGTCCTGGCCCGTGCCTTCCTCCGGGACTCCCAACTGATCATCCTCGATGAACCCACAAGTTCACTCGATGTTAATACCGAATACCATCTCTACATGAAATTCAGGGAACTGATTACCGGTCATTCCGCCTTGCTCATCAGCCACCGTTTTTCCACGGTCCGCATGGCAGATAGAATCATTGTCCTCGATGGCGGCAAAATAGCGGAAACAGGCACTCATAAAGAGCTTATCGCCCTCAAGGGAATTTATGCCGATATGTACACCAAACAGGCAGCCTGGCTGGATTCGCCAAATTAA
- a CDS encoding signal peptidase I has translation MRSRKISNKYNQGCALKLQSVEFEILIKTFFAEGHGVTVRSKGASMAPTVVEGAMVRILPITPDAVRLGDVVLFKKEGIGTIFHRVALKFRRNNRQYIQTWGDNVPHPDSCFPRSEILGKVVAYQINDIWYSLGNPRYFYLKFFLKRYGIYYFWRSLLRALGLLRKLLLITI, from the coding sequence ATTCGTTCCAGAAAAATCAGCAATAAATACAATCAGGGGTGTGCTCTGAAACTGCAAAGTGTTGAATTTGAAATCTTAATAAAAACCTTTTTTGCTGAAGGCCATGGAGTCACAGTACGATCGAAGGGTGCAAGTATGGCTCCTACAGTTGTGGAGGGAGCGATGGTTCGTATTTTACCAATTACTCCTGATGCGGTTCGATTAGGGGATGTCGTTTTATTTAAAAAGGAAGGAATCGGAACTATATTTCACAGGGTAGCACTGAAATTTCGAAGAAACAACAGACAATACATTCAAACCTGGGGGGATAACGTCCCTCACCCTGACTCTTGCTTTCCTCGATCCGAAATACTGGGGAAAGTTGTTGCATACCAGATCAATGATATCTGGTATTCTTTGGGTAATCCTAGGTACTTCTATTTGAAATTTTTCCTGAAACGTTATGGAATTTATTATTTTTGGCGTTCTCTTTTGAGAGCTTTAGGGTTATTACGAAAACTGTTGTTAATCACTATTTGA
- a CDS encoding tripartite tricarboxylate transporter TctB family protein: protein MPVVIMLLVFTVGYLFQAINLPMGTLRNIGPGFYPVFISFCMLVVLVVQIFREKKKATLPKLKVNKFQLIFIVLFGGLIVMLEKVGYFGTAVVFILSFSMLLGWQLLESYKDEQKKYVLILYPLAAAVAVTLLDYALFELAFDFNLP, encoded by the coding sequence ATGCCGGTCGTTATCATGCTGTTGGTGTTCACGGTAGGATATCTCTTTCAGGCAATAAACCTTCCCATGGGTACTTTAAGAAATATCGGTCCGGGATTTTATCCTGTTTTTATCTCTTTTTGCATGCTGGTTGTCCTGGTTGTTCAAATTTTCAGAGAGAAGAAAAAAGCTACGCTGCCGAAGCTTAAAGTCAATAAATTTCAGCTTATATTCATCGTTTTGTTCGGCGGCCTCATCGTCATGCTCGAAAAAGTTGGCTATTTTGGCACTGCGGTTGTGTTCATTCTCTCTTTTTCGATGCTTCTTGGCTGGCAATTATTAGAGAGCTACAAGGATGAGCAGAAGAAGTACGTTTTAATTCTATACCCATTAGCTGCTGCTGTAGCAGTAACTTTGCTTGATTATGCTCTTTTTGAACTGGCTTTTGATTTCAACCTTCCCTAA
- a CDS encoding tripartite tricarboxylate transporter substrate binding protein has protein sequence MNFRSSFISICTLFMAVSSPAVFAGDYPEKDIKHIMPWGAGGGTDTVMRSFMKNMEKELGRKIYTVNIDGAKSGLGVNELMSSPADGYTIGSLTYDSIVTVPYFGLLENYSLDKLEFIATVTIHPTVIAAHIDSKYKTVEDLINEAKKAPGQVKVSNVGFGGVWHLPMVDLEQQAGVKFDHIAFAGGSGEQREALLKRETDLACMSLGGIFPLIKADKARIIAVMSDDRLAEYPDTPTLKEKGYDAVWGSLRSIAVPRGVDPQITAKLTEAAEKTANSTEWKKWLEKNGGGWSFVDSEGTRNYVESLQKKVFTQLDQLVADGVITK, from the coding sequence ATGAATTTCAGATCATCGTTTATTTCCATTTGTACTCTTTTCATGGCCGTAAGCAGCCCCGCGGTTTTCGCCGGAGATTATCCGGAAAAAGACATCAAGCATATCATGCCCTGGGGAGCCGGTGGGGGCACCGATACCGTGATGCGCAGTTTCATGAAAAACATGGAAAAGGAATTGGGCCGGAAAATCTATACCGTCAATATCGACGGGGCCAAAAGCGGTCTTGGCGTCAACGAGTTGATGAGTTCTCCGGCAGACGGTTATACCATCGGAAGCTTGACCTATGACAGTATTGTTACGGTACCCTATTTCGGTCTTCTGGAAAATTACTCTCTGGATAAGCTGGAGTTTATTGCCACGGTAACCATACATCCTACAGTCATTGCGGCGCATATCGATTCCAAATATAAAACGGTCGAAGATCTGATCAATGAAGCGAAAAAAGCTCCCGGTCAGGTTAAAGTTTCCAACGTCGGTTTTGGCGGGGTGTGGCATTTACCCATGGTTGATCTGGAACAACAGGCAGGCGTTAAGTTTGATCATATCGCCTTTGCCGGAGGGTCCGGCGAACAGCGCGAGGCTCTGCTAAAAAGAGAAACAGATCTCGCCTGCATGAGCCTTGGGGGCATTTTCCCGCTGATAAAAGCAGACAAAGCCAGGATCATAGCCGTCATGTCTGATGATCGCCTTGCTGAATATCCAGATACCCCAACGCTCAAGGAAAAAGGTTACGATGCAGTATGGGGATCTCTGCGCTCAATTGCGGTGCCTCGCGGTGTTGATCCACAAATTACCGCAAAACTTACAGAGGCCGCCGAAAAAACCGCCAATAGCACGGAATGGAAAAAATGGCTCGAGAAAAACGGTGGAGGCTGGTCCTTTGTTGACAGTGAAGGAACCAGAAATTATGTAGAATCATTGCAGAAAAAAGTCTTTACCCAGCTCGATCAGCTCGTTGCAGATGGAGTCATCACAAAATAA
- a CDS encoding TA system antitoxin ParD family protein — MATVSLRIDANLAKQAEREARVENRSKAKQLEYWAKLGKAISSKLHIADAIAVTQGLKEIRLEYSKPLQADGIDSDVIFNDLEDDRKKNILARKVTSARVYYEASLTREGFLDKVDSLTGKRETGQFENGEFRPL; from the coding sequence ATGGCTACCGTTTCATTGAGAATCGATGCGAACCTGGCTAAACAGGCAGAGCGTGAAGCGAGGGTGGAAAACAGATCGAAGGCCAAGCAGCTTGAATACTGGGCAAAATTAGGCAAGGCAATATCGTCGAAGCTGCACATTGCCGATGCTATTGCTGTTACCCAGGGATTGAAAGAAATCAGGCTGGAATATAGCAAACCGCTGCAAGCAGATGGTATAGATTCGGATGTTATTTTCAATGATCTTGAAGACGATCGAAAGAAAAATATTCTTGCTCGGAAGGTAACTTCCGCCAGGGTTTATTATGAGGCAAGTTTAACCAGGGAAGGCTTCCTCGATAAAGTTGATTCACTGACAGGGAAAAGAGAGACCGGACAGTTTGAAAA
- a CDS encoding tripartite tricarboxylate transporter permease, whose translation MAFEYLPMYFDSWLILYLLVGYFIGFFFGAVPGLTSTLAISLLLPITFGMEVINALVTCVGIFVGGIYGGGVTGILINIPGAPAAAITVTEGYKLTQQGKAGRALSHGAFSSMVGGMVGALFTIFFIQYIADLSLHFKTPDKFSLILMAIVVSMLINSNDLGKGIISTLLGLMVAAIGIDTFEARPRMSFGIENIREGVQLLTVVVGTFAISEIFTQLATTPLRAKEVLSRLKLTKDSYNFKPKYKDIKEIGLWCYLRSSIIGFLTGILPGAGAAMASLISYAVAKAFSRKKDQYGKGSLEGISAAETANNAMCPGAIIPLLTFGIPGDAVTALILGVFTLHGLIPGPMLMVEQADTMGPMLLAFLITPALIFISLFIFGRYYIKIPLVNRQFLYPFIAFTAMVGLYAATYSIVQLVHAVIIGFVIFLLSARDYPAVPFLLGFILGPYFEKSFRTSMALSGGDVTIFFRSSFSLFFLILSVAMIYFLGIRLPETLKKK comes from the coding sequence ATGGCTTTTGAATACCTCCCCATGTATTTCGACTCGTGGCTCATCCTCTATTTACTCGTCGGATATTTCATCGGTTTCTTCTTTGGAGCAGTCCCCGGACTTACCTCAACATTGGCGATATCCCTTCTTCTGCCGATCACTTTCGGCATGGAAGTCATTAATGCCCTGGTAACCTGTGTCGGTATTTTTGTCGGAGGTATTTACGGCGGCGGGGTGACCGGCATCCTGATTAATATCCCCGGCGCTCCTGCTGCCGCCATCACAGTTACCGAAGGATATAAACTGACCCAGCAGGGTAAAGCCGGCCGGGCGCTCTCGCACGGAGCATTTTCCTCTATGGTAGGTGGTATGGTCGGTGCATTATTCACAATCTTTTTTATTCAATATATTGCCGATCTTTCCCTCCATTTTAAAACACCGGATAAATTTTCTCTGATTCTCATGGCAATCGTTGTCTCTATGCTCATCAATTCCAATGACCTGGGCAAAGGGATAATCTCCACCCTGTTGGGTTTAATGGTTGCGGCCATCGGCATCGATACATTCGAGGCCCGTCCGAGAATGAGTTTTGGTATAGAAAACATCCGTGAAGGTGTCCAGTTATTGACGGTTGTTGTCGGAACATTCGCCATCTCCGAGATATTCACTCAGCTGGCCACCACGCCTCTTCGTGCTAAAGAGGTTCTCAGTAGGCTGAAACTGACTAAAGACAGTTATAATTTTAAACCGAAATATAAAGACATTAAAGAAATTGGCTTGTGGTGTTATCTGCGCAGTTCGATAATAGGCTTTCTTACGGGAATCCTTCCCGGAGCCGGCGCGGCCATGGCCTCCCTGATATCATATGCTGTGGCAAAAGCATTTTCGCGTAAAAAAGATCAATATGGCAAAGGTAGCCTGGAAGGTATATCTGCGGCCGAGACCGCCAATAATGCCATGTGCCCCGGGGCAATAATCCCGCTGCTGACCTTCGGCATTCCCGGAGATGCTGTAACTGCTTTAATTCTCGGAGTGTTTACTCTTCATGGCCTCATACCCGGCCCAATGTTGATGGTGGAGCAAGCTGATACCATGGGGCCGATGTTACTGGCCTTTCTCATTACTCCGGCACTGATATTCATTTCCCTGTTTATTTTTGGCAGGTACTATATAAAGATACCGCTGGTCAACAGACAGTTCCTCTATCCTTTCATCGCCTTTACCGCAATGGTCGGCTTGTATGCTGCCACCTATTCAATTGTCCAGTTAGTTCATGCCGTAATAATAGGTTTTGTCATATTTCTGCTCAGTGCCAGGGATTATCCTGCCGTCCCTTTTCTTTTAGGTTTCATTCTGGGGCCGTATTTTGAAAAAAGCTTCAGGACCAGTATGGCTCTTTCCGGAGGGGATGTAACAATATTTTTCCGATCCTCCTTCAGTCTGTTCTTTTTGATATTGAGTGTGGCAATGATTTACTTTCTGGGCATTCGTCTGCCCGAGACCTTAAAAAAGAAGTGA
- a CDS encoding PPC domain-containing protein — protein MIIRKPIARLCLAVVLLFGLSTTSAIAEDAMLKGLPDPLQPQLSEDGLTVVDAVPLRAVINDPNPATLRRVPLPPEYSIDPSAATSSFTINYIAAGGTDKWEEPCSTFPASARTVFTAAANVWANILQSSVPITIKACWADMDSSSILGYSGGGSLHRDFSGAPRAGTFYSASLANALHGADLSTANEDMHITYNSNFNWYYGTDGNPGSSQHDLFTVVLHEIAHGLNFSGGMYVSGSTGYWYNYPYPNIYDTFMRDNSGNPLTTSYSDGTTALGTALLSNGLYFHGANAMAANGNTRVKIYAPATWASGSSYSHLDYNTFSSTVHRLMVYAISAGTATHDPGTITKGLLKDLGWVQGSGSSCTNLINGRGTSVNVAVSQEKCYQVSVPTSATKLEVILDNLTADLDLYTRYGAPATTSTFTCRPYKGSTTTEICTHTNPTAGNWYIMVHGYQEGAGRLTATTTKPAATTGFPWPLFYPAINGTKSLAAPLWGAGNEVCCSGGWASFNISSSGVTKHSVTQSCSASSSSWEGWQKTTVGKKSFTWSITTYNCGSLSGSFSFTLQAGKMYRFYSKWNGSSAEIWVMIYTNNARSASAADRQLAGTLEKGEFTMIGEELVAVIPSNGNTLFSDGQCRVE, from the coding sequence ATGATTATCAGAAAACCGATTGCCCGACTATGCCTTGCCGTCGTGCTGCTCTTTGGCCTTTCAACAACTTCTGCTATTGCCGAAGACGCGATGCTGAAGGGTTTGCCCGATCCACTCCAGCCACAGCTCTCAGAGGATGGGCTGACCGTCGTTGACGCCGTGCCGTTGAGGGCGGTCATCAACGATCCCAATCCCGCCACCCTTCGCAGGGTGCCGCTGCCACCTGAATACTCGATTGACCCAAGCGCAGCGACTTCTTCCTTCACTATCAACTATATCGCCGCCGGCGGTACGGATAAATGGGAAGAGCCATGTTCAACGTTTCCGGCCAGTGCCAGAACCGTTTTTACCGCCGCCGCCAATGTCTGGGCTAATATCCTCCAATCGAGCGTTCCCATTACCATTAAGGCCTGCTGGGCCGACATGGACAGCAGTTCTATTCTCGGTTACTCCGGCGGCGGCAGTCTGCACCGCGATTTTTCAGGGGCCCCCAGGGCGGGTACCTTTTACTCAGCCTCGCTGGCAAATGCACTTCATGGGGCCGATCTAAGTACCGCCAACGAGGATATGCATATCACCTACAACAGCAATTTTAACTGGTATTACGGCACCGACGGCAATCCTGGCTCGTCTCAGCATGATCTCTTCACAGTGGTACTTCATGAGATTGCCCATGGGCTGAACTTCTCGGGGGGGATGTATGTTTCAGGCTCCACAGGGTACTGGTACAATTATCCTTATCCCAATATCTATGACACCTTCATGCGGGATAACAGCGGTAATCCCCTGACAACATCATACAGTGACGGCACCACTGCCCTCGGCACGGCATTGCTGTCGAACGGGCTCTATTTTCATGGCGCCAATGCCATGGCCGCCAACGGTAATACCAGGGTCAAGATCTATGCCCCTGCCACCTGGGCCTCCGGTTCAAGTTACTCTCATCTCGATTATAATACCTTCAGTTCCACCGTACACAGGTTGATGGTCTACGCCATCAGCGCCGGTACCGCGACGCATGACCCCGGCACCATCACCAAAGGACTGCTCAAGGATCTCGGCTGGGTGCAGGGCAGCGGCAGTTCCTGCACCAATCTGATCAATGGCCGGGGAACCTCTGTCAATGTAGCCGTCAGCCAGGAAAAATGTTACCAGGTTTCCGTGCCGACATCGGCGACCAAACTCGAGGTGATATTGGATAATCTCACCGCCGATCTCGATCTCTATACCCGCTATGGAGCCCCGGCGACAACATCCACCTTCACCTGCAGGCCATACAAGGGTTCGACCACCACCGAAATCTGTACCCACACCAATCCCACGGCAGGGAACTGGTATATCATGGTTCACGGTTACCAGGAAGGGGCAGGAAGATTGACAGCAACTACAACTAAACCAGCTGCCACCACAGGCTTCCCATGGCCCCTATTCTATCCCGCCATCAATGGCACCAAATCCCTTGCCGCACCGCTATGGGGTGCCGGCAATGAGGTCTGCTGCAGCGGTGGCTGGGCCTCCTTTAATATCTCCTCCAGTGGTGTCACCAAACACTCGGTAACGCAGAGCTGTTCGGCCAGCAGTTCGTCATGGGAGGGCTGGCAGAAGACCACCGTCGGCAAGAAGTCCTTTACCTGGAGCATAACCACCTATAACTGCGGCAGTCTCAGCGGGTCCTTCAGTTTTACCCTGCAGGCCGGCAAGATGTATCGTTTCTATTCAAAATGGAACGGCTCGAGTGCCGAAATTTGGGTCATGATCTACACAAATAACGCCCGCAGCGCGTCAGCGGCGGATCGGCAACTGGCTGGCACACTAGAAAAGGGTGAATTTACCATGATCGGCGAAGAGCTGGTTGCCGTTATACCCTCCAACGGAAACACTCTCTTCAGCGACGGACAATGCAGGGTCGAATAG